A window of Haloarcula sp. H-GB4 contains these coding sequences:
- a CDS encoding DUF4330 family protein: MADSRSSALLDENGNLFGLVNVVDALAVLLVVVVVVAGAALVLQPEPEPPEPNTTNVTLDLGTQPSYIVTEITEGDTYSPGGNSNLTVTDVHLTPQDDQTRVILRATLQGTPDGDSLIYADAPPRLGRPLTIATSRYEVSGQVRTVGGDNSLSQEDTTVVLRDTMSTAEARDVTPGDEIRLAGRTVATIEDVAAYSAGNTTEQTVFVEAELDTHTQQSDRRFGGTQVRRGQTVTLPAEDYTFDGRIEQVDSGLQSATADVLLKTTVDSETANRLAAGDIATVAGYEAAEVRTVTTYATQNPDRKRIFVGLSLATLESGGQQQFGSTTVQRGNNITVSTESYELSGTIERVGALEPRGTLSNRTVTLRMTDVRVDMADAIRPGMTETSDGTTVARVSRVSTEPAIIITTGENGSVNVVDHPYLRDVTITTELRVRETTGGVQFKGESVQQGSTVVINLGTITIEATVVSVGL, from the coding sequence ATGGCAGATAGTCGTTCGTCGGCCCTCCTCGACGAGAATGGGAACCTTTTCGGTCTCGTCAACGTTGTTGATGCGCTGGCCGTCCTGCTCGTCGTTGTGGTCGTCGTGGCAGGCGCTGCGCTCGTTCTCCAGCCGGAGCCAGAGCCACCGGAACCGAATACAACCAATGTCACCCTCGATCTCGGGACGCAACCGTCGTATATCGTCACAGAAATCACCGAAGGGGATACGTACAGTCCCGGCGGCAATTCGAATCTCACCGTCACAGATGTTCACCTGACACCACAGGACGATCAGACACGCGTCATCCTTCGGGCCACACTACAGGGGACACCCGACGGTGACAGCCTCATATACGCGGATGCACCCCCTCGCCTTGGCCGGCCACTGACTATCGCGACAAGTCGGTATGAAGTAAGCGGTCAGGTACGCACTGTGGGTGGTGACAACAGTCTCTCCCAAGAGGACACGACCGTGGTTCTCAGGGACACCATGTCCACCGCCGAAGCCCGGGACGTTACCCCCGGTGACGAGATCAGACTCGCTGGTCGTACTGTTGCGACCATCGAAGACGTGGCTGCATACTCGGCTGGAAACACAACTGAACAGACCGTCTTTGTCGAAGCCGAACTCGACACCCACACACAGCAATCCGACCGTCGGTTCGGCGGTACCCAGGTTCGACGCGGCCAGACGGTCACGCTCCCGGCCGAGGACTACACGTTCGATGGCCGCATCGAACAAGTCGACAGCGGTCTCCAGTCGGCGACTGCCGACGTGCTGCTCAAGACAACCGTTGACTCCGAGACGGCTAACCGTCTCGCCGCCGGCGACATCGCCACTGTTGCCGGGTACGAGGCAGCCGAGGTGCGAACGGTCACGACGTACGCGACACAGAACCCCGACCGCAAACGTATATTTGTCGGCCTCTCGCTGGCGACGCTCGAAAGCGGCGGTCAGCAACAGTTCGGCAGCACCACCGTCCAGCGCGGGAACAACATCACCGTCTCGACCGAGAGCTACGAACTCTCCGGCACCATCGAACGCGTCGGCGCACTCGAACCACGTGGGACGCTCAGTAATCGGACAGTAACTCTGCGGATGACAGACGTGCGCGTGGACATGGCTGATGCGATCAGGCCCGGCATGACCGAAACCAGTGATGGGACGACGGTCGCTCGCGTGAGTCGTGTCAGTACTGAACCGGCCATCATTATCACGACCGGCGAGAACGGCTCCGTCAACGTTGTCGATCACCCGTATCTGCGTGATGTCACCATCACGACAGAGCTCCGAGTCCGTGAAACGACAGGCGGTGTCCAGTTCAAAGGCGAGTCCGTCCAACAGGGCTCGACAGTTGTAATCAATCTCGGGACGATTACTATCGAAGCGACGGTCGTGAGTGTTGGCCTCTGA